The nucleotide sequence AGAAGTTCTGGATTCACGCGGTAACCCAACGGTTGAATGCGATGTGTTGCTTGAGTCAGGTGTTATGGGTCGTGCGGCCGTACCTTCTGGAGCGTCCACAGGGTCGCGTGAGGCAATTGAGTTGCGCGATGGAGACAAGACGCGTTACTTGGGTAAGGGCGTCCTCAAGGCTGTTCAAAACATCAATATTGAGATTGCAGAATCCATCCTTGGGCTTGATGCTAGTGAGCAAGCCTTTCTTGATCGTACCCTGATTGAATTGGATGGCACTCATAACAAAGCACGCTTAGGTGCAAATGCAACGCTTGCGGTTTCTATGGCCGTAGCCAGAGCAGCAGCTGAAGAAGCGGGTCTACCTTTATATCGTTATTTTGGCGGCTCTGGCGGTATGCAGTTACCAGTCCCTATGATGAATATCGTTAATGGTGGTGCACATGCCAATAACAGTTTAGATATTCAAGAATTCATGGTGATGCCAGTTGGTGCAGAAAACTTCCGTGACGCACTTCGTTGTGGTGCAGAGATCTTCCATGAGCTAAAAAAGATCTTGGGCGCTCAAGGTATGCCGACTACTGTTGGTGATGAGGGTGGTTTTGCACCAAACTTCAAGAGTAATCACGAATGCTTGCAGACCATCATGAAAGCAATTGAGGGTGCAGGCTATACGGCAGGCGAAGATGTTCTATTGGCCCTAGATTGCGCAGCTAGTGAGTTCTACAAAGATGGCAAATATCACTTGTCAGGCGAAGGTCTCCAATTAAGCTCAAGCGAGTTCTCTGATTACCTTGGTAACTTGACAGACCAGTTCCCAATCGTATCGATTGAAGATGGCATGCATGAAGGTGACTGGGATGGCTGGGCTGACATCACCAAAAAGCTTGGTAAGAAAATTCAATTGGTTGGCGATGATTTGTTTGTTACTAACACCCGCATCCTCCAAGAAGGAATAGACAAAGGCATTGCCAACTCTATTCTGATTAAGATTAATCAAATTGGCACATTGACAGAAACGTTTGCTGCTATTGAAATGGCTAAGCGCGCAAACTACACTGCAGTGATTTCCCATCGCTCTGGCGAGACTGAAGACAGCACCATTGCAGATATTGCTGTTGGTACCAACGCAGGTCAAATTAAAACTGGTTCTTTATCTCGCTCTGATCGGATTGCTAAATACAATCAGTTATTGCGTATTGAAGAAGATCTGGGCGATGTGGCAACTTACCCAGGTAAATCTGTTTTCTATAACCTCAAACGCTAATTCAGAGTACTTAATAGCTTATGCGGATCGTCATCTACTCTATGCTGGTATTGCTGATAGCAATCCAGTACCCACTTTGGCTGGGTAAGGGTGGATGGCTAAAGGTTTACGAGATGGAGCGACAGGTAGAGCTTCAAGACGCTAAAAATAGTCTCTTGGCTCTTCGTAATACAAAGCTATCCGGCGATGTTAAAGATTTAAAAGATGGTACTCGAGCAATTGAAGAGCGTGCCCGCGTTGAGCATGGCTTAATTAAAGAGGGTGAGTTTTTTGTGCAAATCTTGCCGGCGGATAAGACATCAACTTCCCAAGCCACAAAACAGTAACTTTTTAATGACCGCTGGATGGGGGTCTTGTGGCATCACTCAATAAATCTGTTTTAAATACCTGCAGGCAATCAACCGCATCAAAGCGGTATGGTTTTGCACAGAAATCACAGATGGTCTCCACGGCTCCCTGCTCCGCAAGAATGCTTTGAACCTCTTCTTCACCAAGCATTCTCAAAATATCCGCAACCTTAGCGCGAGAGCATCTACAGGCAAAACGAATGGGGCGAGCAGGGAAGCTGCGAACTCCATTCTCGGCGGACTCTTCCAAAAATAAACGCCTCAAAATAGTCTCTGGTGGAAGTGTTAATAATTCTTCATTAGTGATTGTTTCCCCAAGCGTTTGAATGCGTGACCAGCCTTCAGCAGCAACCTGTGGATCCAAATGGGCATGACCTCCTGAATTTGGTAGGCGCTGTAGCAATAAACCGCCGACATGGGTATCGCTGGAAGCAAGCCAAATGCGCGTGTCCAATTGTTCGGAGTTTTGCATATACAGGGCTATAGCCTCTGCAGCGCTGGTGACCGGCTTAATGACTACGCCTTGATGATCTTGAAGCGCTACGATGCCTTGATAGGGCGCCTGTCCTGGTTCGCGGTCTGCTGGATCCAGGGTGATTACTAGTCTTCCGCTCCCACTCACATCCAGTAGATCGGCTAATGTTGCGTCGGGCATTATTTCAGAGGGGTCAACTGAGAGCTTTACTGTAGCCCTCATGGATAAATCAGACTTACATTCCACAACCAGAAGCTGAATAGGGCCATTGCTTTGCGCTTGAATTATGAGGGTCCCATCAAATTTAAGGCTAGCACTTAGAAGGGTGGCTGCACCAACAAAGTCACCCAGAATCCGACGGACGGCAGGGGGGTCATTACGACGCTCTAGCACGGCCTGCCAGGCGCTTCCAATCGAGACTATTTCCCCGCGAACTGGGGCGCCATCACACATAAAGACTAGTAATTCATTCATAGAGCAAAGTATCCACTTTTTTTCGGTTTTAGTCTCAGTAAGCGCGACCTGAGATAATGCGGTTTATGCATATCCGTACACGTTTCGCCCCAAGTCCCACGGGCTTTATTCATCTGGGAAATCTTCGCAGCGCTCTTTATCCGTGGGCTTTTGCGCGCCACAATAAGGGTGACTTCATTCTTCGTATTGAAGATACTGACCTTGAGCGCTCATCACAGGAAGCAGTTGACGTCATTATCGAAGGAATGGCGTGGCTTGGCCTCGATTTGGATGAAGGTCCAATCTATCAGATGCAGCGTATTGATCGATACCGTGAAGTAGTAAAACAAATGTTGGATTCTGGATTGGCCTATCCCTGCTACATGAGCGAAGAAGAGCTCAATAAACTCCGTGATCAGCAAATGGCAAGTAAAGAAAAGCCTCGCTATAACGGACTTTGGAGACCTGAGCCTGGCAAAACATTGCCGCCCGTTCCCGAAGGTGTAAGCCCAGTAATCCGCTTTAAGAATCCAATTGGCGGGTCAGTCATTTGGAATGACGCTGTCAAAGGTCAAATAGAAATTAGCAATGATGAGTTGGATGATTTGGTTATTGCTAGGCCAGACGGAACACCTACCTACAACTTTTGCGTGGTGATTGATGACATGGATATGAACATCACCCACGTCATTAGAGGTGATGACCACGTCAATAACACCCCAAGACAAATTAACATCATGAAGGCCCTTGGCGGATCCCCGCCTGTTTATGCCCATCTGCCAACCGTGCTTAATGACGCCGGTGAAAAAATGAGTAAGCGTAATGGCGCAATGAGTGTGAGAGATTATCAAAGAGCAGGTTACCTTCCTGATGCAATCCTGAATTACCTTGCAAGACTTGGCTGGTCTCATGGGGATGCCGAGGTATTTACAAAGGAACAGTTTGTAAATTGGTTTGATTTAGAAAGTTTAGGGCGCTCACCAGCGCAACATAATCCAGAAAAATTACTTTGGCTAAATCATCAATATATTCAGAATTCCGATCCAGTAAAACTAGCAGCTGCTACTAAGCCATTTGCACATGAGATGGGTATGGATACCGAAGCTGGCCCAGACTTTGTTCAGGTGGTTAGCCTATTAAAAGATCGAGCCAATACCCTGATTGAGATTGCCGAGGGTGCAAAGCTTTTTTATTTGCCGGCACCCAATTTAACTGCTGATCAAATTAAGGAAAATATTGCTGAAGCCGTTATGCCTGCCTTAAAGGATTTGGTTGAAGCTATTTCAACCGCTGAACCGACTAAAGAAGCTTATGCAGCTGTTTTTAAGCAAATATTGGCAAAGTACCAAATCAAAATGCCGGCACTAGCAATGCCCGTTAGATACGCATTATTTGCCACCACACAGACCCCAGCGATTGATTCTGTACTGGTTGTGTTGGGCAAGGAGGAGGCTGTCAAAAGGCTTTCTAAGGTAGTCCAATAGAGAATTTGCGCACCTGCACAAAAATAGGATAAAATCTTGGATTGTTTTGAGTGTCTTGTAGTTTTATCGCGGGATTTCGGGGGTATAGCTCAGCTGGGAGAGCGCTTGCATGGCATGCAAGAGGTCAGCGGTTCGATCCCGCTTATCTCCACCAAGCATTTAAAATAGTTTTATGTAGTAGTCCAGGTCCCCATCGTCTAGAGGCCTAGGACATCACCCTTTCACGGTGAGTACGGGGGTTCGAATCCCCCTGGGGACGCCAGATTCTTCTGGTAGAAGTAAAGTTGTATGATGTTGTGTTACGCGATGTATTTGGAGCGGTAGTTCAGTTGGTTAGAATATCGGCCTGTCACGCCGAGGGTCGCGGGTTCGAGTCCCGTCCGTTCCGCCAAGACAAATTAAAAGCCCCCTTAATCGGGGGCTTTTTCTATTCGTAGCCAGCTCTTAATTTAAGAACTTTGCGATTTTCACTGGTTGCTGGATCGAAGTGATGTCGCTCGACGGCGCTAGTCTGGGCTACAAAGTTCAACACTTCGTTCAGAACAATTTCGCGCTCATTATCGATTGTGACAATATGGTAACTATTTCCCAGCCATATAACTCTACGTACCTCTGACTTACAGTGCTCAAGGATTTCTTCTGCCGACCATACAGAGCATGTGTCGTCCTCTACGGACTGTATTATGAGTAATCTACATTTAAGATCTTGCAGGCTATTTTTGGTGCTAGCCATGAGTTTCTTGGCCTCATAAACGTGTCCCGCCGACATAGATGCAGCGCCCACCTCAGACACCTTAGAGGTTTTAAATTTCTCACTGATGCGACGACGTAAGTCAATATTCTTGACGCCAAAAGGCTCACGCTCAGAGTATTCCCAATTTAGAAAGCCCAAAAAACAGAGTAAATCTAAAATAGGCCTATAAAACGGTATGGACCAGCCGTCATATCTGAGGACGGGCGACATTAGCACCAGGGAAGAAATATCTGTTCTTTGTGTGGCCACTAGCGTTGCCAATGTAGCGCCCATGCTAATTCCTGCTAGATTGACTGTCGCGTAGATTTCCTTTTGCGCGTCAATAATTTGATGTAGTTCCTGAACCCAGCCACCAAATTTGCTTGCGGGGCTTCCAAACAAAAAGCCTGGAATTTCTGGAATTAAGACGTCATGACCCGCAGCCTCAAGAAAGCGGGGTAGTTGTCCAAGTTCTAAGCCGCTGCCATTAAGGCCAGGAATAAGAATGGTGAGATCCTGCTTTGCGTGAGAGATAACTGGCTCTAACATCGAAATATGGGCTTATTCAAAGAGATGGGTTAGGATACACCGAAATAGGTAAAAAAGATGAGACATAACTTAAACGCAAAACGCTGGTGCCCAAATAAGAGCTATGGTTATTTGGTAGCAGTATTTGGGGTTCTGATCGCCTTTTCCCTCCGCTATGTCCTTCACCCTTTTCTAGGCGGATCTTTACCTCTATTTTTCTTTCAAGTGAATACCATTTTGATTGCGTTTTTTTTCGGCATCTTCCCGGCGTTCCTTACGCTTGTGCTCAGCGCCCCATTGTTGATCTTTTACTTTATGGAGCCTTTTGGCGCTCTTTCGGTAGTTGATCAAAGAGATGTAACTACCTTGTCCGTTTATCTCTCTTACACCCTTCTAACAGGTGTCTTAGTAGAGCTTCTTCGCCGTGAGCAGTACAACGCAAAAATGGCTGTGCTAGTTAGCGAAACCAGATTAAAGCTCATGGTTGAGGGTGATCAAAAAATGCGTAGCGTGATGAGAAGATCACTCACTAAAGATTCTGGCGAGTAAAAAACGTCCCGATACGGAAGGATTGGCCTGACCTTTGACTCTGCAAAGGCCAGGTTTAGTGGGTTACTTCTTGGGCGCGCTAATTGATGCAGCCATTGCATCAAAGTAAATCACTTTAACTTGCTCACCCACGTTAACATCCGCCAACAGAGCAGGGTTCTTGACGGTAACGGTTGTGATCTTGCCGCTTGGGCCCTTAACGGAAACCAGTTTTTTCTCGCGATTTACTTCCACAATATCAGCGATGATGGTTGTTTTATTGGTAATCGTCTCGGATGGTTTTTCATTGGTCTTAGATTTGGTTGCCGTGTTGGTTTCAACTTTTGAGCGAACGCCATCACTTTTAGTCTTCATCAACTCAATAGCCACGGCGAGCTCGTAATTTACATTAACTCGATCACCTTTTTTAATCTGAGCAAAGTTAGTGATGTCAGGACCAGCGACAAACTTAGATTCACCATCTTTGTTTTTAAAGGTAATAGTGCGAGTCTTCTTGTCAATTTTGACCACTTCACCTTCAAATAGCTGATAACGATTTTCTGTTACGGCAGCATCGATAACTGTTGGTTTGGCCGCAGGCGTAGATTGAGCAAAAGCCGTGGAAGTTCCAACAAAAAGGGTTGCAATAACCAAAGCAATCGGAGCATATTTAATATTCATCATTTTTCCTTATTTATAAAAGGTACTAAATTCAATCTTAGCCTATTTTTAGGGCTAATTTAGGCCACATAGCCAGATATTAGATGGCAAGGCTTAAATGGCTATCTTTTGTTAATATCTCCCATCACATTGTTTTGCCTGTTTCTTATACAAGGAATTTAAATGCCACAGTTTGCCGCCAATCTCACCATGCTATTTAATGAAGCGCCATTTATGGAGCGGTTTGAAAAGGCGGCGAAGTCTGGATTTCAGGCCGTTGAATTTCTCTTTCCTTATGCTTTCTCTGCTGAAGATATCAAGCAAAAGCTGGAGCAAAATAAACTCAAATTAGTTCTCCATAATTTACCTGCAGGTGATTGGGAAGCTGGAGAGCGTGGCATTGCCTGTTTGCCAGATCGTGTTGCAGAATTTCAGGAGGGCGTTGCTAAAGCTATTAATTATGCAAAGGCGCTTGATGTTAAGCAGTTAAATTGTTTGGCTGGAAAAATTCCTGCCGGTGCTGATAAAGAGTTATTGCATAAAACATTTATTTCAAACTTACGTTATGCGGCAACTGAACTAAAAAATGCCAATATCAAACTTCTAATAGAGCCAATAAATACTTTCGATATTCCTGGCTTCTATTTATCCAGAACGCAGCAAGCCCTAGATATTCTGAATGAGGTAGGTTCAGATAATTTATTTATTCAGTATGACATCTACCATGCCCAGCGTATGGAAGGTGAGCTCTGCAAAACTATAGAAGCCAATCTTTCTAAAATTGCCCATATTCAATTGGCGGATAATCCTGGCAGAAATGAGCCAGGCACTGGAGAAATTAATTACCCGCATCT is from Polynucleobacter sp. MWH-S4W17 and encodes:
- a CDS encoding carboxylesterase, coding for MLEPVISHAKQDLTILIPGLNGSGLELGQLPRFLEAAGHDVLIPEIPGFLFGSPASKFGGWVQELHQIIDAQKEIYATVNLAGISMGATLATLVATQRTDISSLVLMSPVLRYDGWSIPFYRPILDLLCFLGFLNWEYSEREPFGVKNIDLRRRISEKFKTSKVSEVGAASMSAGHVYEAKKLMASTKNSLQDLKCRLLIIQSVEDDTCSVWSAEEILEHCKSEVRRVIWLGNSYHIVTIDNEREIVLNEVLNFVAQTSAVERHHFDPATSENRKVLKLRAGYE
- a CDS encoding DUF4118 domain-containing protein produces the protein MRHNLNAKRWCPNKSYGYLVAVFGVLIAFSLRYVLHPFLGGSLPLFFFQVNTILIAFFFGIFPAFLTLVLSAPLLIFYFMEPFGALSVVDQRDVTTLSVYLSYTLLTGVLVELLRREQYNAKMAVLVSETRLKLMVEGDQKMRSVMRRSLTKDSGE
- a CDS encoding Hsp33 family molecular chaperone HslO, which codes for MNELLVFMCDGAPVRGEIVSIGSAWQAVLERRNDPPAVRRILGDFVGAATLLSASLKFDGTLIIQAQSNGPIQLLVVECKSDLSMRATVKLSVDPSEIMPDATLADLLDVSGSGRLVITLDPADREPGQAPYQGIVALQDHQGVVIKPVTSAAEAIALYMQNSEQLDTRIWLASSDTHVGGLLLQRLPNSGGHAHLDPQVAAEGWSRIQTLGETITNEELLTLPPETILRRLFLEESAENGVRSFPARPIRFACRCSRAKVADILRMLGEEEVQSILAEQGAVETICDFCAKPYRFDAVDCLQVFKTDLLSDATRPPSSGH
- the gltX gene encoding glutamate--tRNA ligase, translating into MRFMHIRTRFAPSPTGFIHLGNLRSALYPWAFARHNKGDFILRIEDTDLERSSQEAVDVIIEGMAWLGLDLDEGPIYQMQRIDRYREVVKQMLDSGLAYPCYMSEEELNKLRDQQMASKEKPRYNGLWRPEPGKTLPPVPEGVSPVIRFKNPIGGSVIWNDAVKGQIEISNDELDDLVIARPDGTPTYNFCVVIDDMDMNITHVIRGDDHVNNTPRQINIMKALGGSPPVYAHLPTVLNDAGEKMSKRNGAMSVRDYQRAGYLPDAILNYLARLGWSHGDAEVFTKEQFVNWFDLESLGRSPAQHNPEKLLWLNHQYIQNSDPVKLAAATKPFAHEMGMDTEAGPDFVQVVSLLKDRANTLIEIAEGAKLFYLPAPNLTADQIKENIAEAVMPALKDLVEAISTAEPTKEAYAAVFKQILAKYQIKMPALAMPVRYALFATTQTPAIDSVLVVLGKEEAVKRLSKVVQ
- the eno gene encoding phosphopyruvate hydratase, which produces MSAIVDIIGREVLDSRGNPTVECDVLLESGVMGRAAVPSGASTGSREAIELRDGDKTRYLGKGVLKAVQNINIEIAESILGLDASEQAFLDRTLIELDGTHNKARLGANATLAVSMAVARAAAEEAGLPLYRYFGGSGGMQLPVPMMNIVNGGAHANNSLDIQEFMVMPVGAENFRDALRCGAEIFHELKKILGAQGMPTTVGDEGGFAPNFKSNHECLQTIMKAIEGAGYTAGEDVLLALDCAASEFYKDGKYHLSGEGLQLSSSEFSDYLGNLTDQFPIVSIEDGMHEGDWDGWADITKKLGKKIQLVGDDLFVTNTRILQEGIDKGIANSILIKINQIGTLTETFAAIEMAKRANYTAVISHRSGETEDSTIADIAVGTNAGQIKTGSLSRSDRIAKYNQLLRIEEDLGDVATYPGKSVFYNLKR
- the ftsB gene encoding cell division protein FtsB, which encodes MRIVIYSMLVLLIAIQYPLWLGKGGWLKVYEMERQVELQDAKNSLLALRNTKLSGDVKDLKDGTRAIEERARVEHGLIKEGEFFVQILPADKTSTSQATKQ
- the hyi gene encoding hydroxypyruvate isomerase, with product MPQFAANLTMLFNEAPFMERFEKAAKSGFQAVEFLFPYAFSAEDIKQKLEQNKLKLVLHNLPAGDWEAGERGIACLPDRVAEFQEGVAKAINYAKALDVKQLNCLAGKIPAGADKELLHKTFISNLRYAATELKNANIKLLIEPINTFDIPGFYLSRTQQALDILNEVGSDNLFIQYDIYHAQRMEGELCKTIEANLSKIAHIQLADNPGRNEPGTGEINYPHLFQFIDSIGYQGWIGCEYKPSSNTEAGLGWIKNLNQ